The following proteins are encoded in a genomic region of Arachis stenosperma cultivar V10309 chromosome 4, arast.V10309.gnm1.PFL2, whole genome shotgun sequence:
- the LOC130976877 gene encoding thioredoxin H-type-like has protein sequence MGNCLDKDESTDTHSDQHVELASGNVKLISSTEAWEQKLEEATRDGKTVILNFSATWCGPCKMIAPYYCELSEKFTSIVFLIVDVDELSDFAATWDIKATPTFFFFQNGQQVDKLVGANKPELQKKIAAITDSVPKWQ, from the exons ATGGGGAACTGTTTGGATAAG GATGAATCTACGGATACACATTCTGATCAACACGTGGAGTTAGCTTCTGGAAATGTGAAACTTATTAGCAGCACCGAAGCTTGGGAGCAAAAGTTGGAAGAAGCAACGAGAGATGGCAAAACT GTGATCCTGAACTTCAGTGCTACTTGGTGTGGTCCTTGTAAAATGATTGCGCCGTATTACTGCGAGTTATCTGAGAAATTCACATCGATAGTGTTCTTAATAGTCGATGTGGATGAACTAAGC GACTTCGCCGCTACATGGGACATCAAAGCCACGCcaactttcttcttttttcaaaatGGACAACAAGTTGACAAACTTGTAGGAGCAAACAAGCCAGAGCTGCAGAAGAAGATTGCTGCCATTACCGACTCGGTTCCAAAGTGGCAGTAA